In the genome of Deinococcus deserti VCD115, one region contains:
- a CDS encoding V-type ATP synthase subunit F, translating into MTQAGSTQRVAVLSDTETATGYRLAGAQVIEAGRENAVQVLEQAILSGDFGLIAVDTGLIPDPASATARVMRGRDLPILLPIPSLKDAFATDTVDAKAYMGKLVRDTIGFDIKL; encoded by the coding sequence ATGACGCAAGCAGGCAGCACCCAGCGTGTCGCTGTGCTCAGCGACACCGAAACCGCCACCGGCTACCGCCTGGCCGGCGCGCAGGTTATCGAGGCCGGCCGCGAGAATGCCGTGCAGGTTCTGGAGCAGGCCATCCTCAGCGGCGACTTCGGTCTGATCGCAGTGGACACCGGCCTGATTCCGGACCCGGCGAGTGCGACCGCGCGCGTCATGCGCGGCCGTGACCTGCCGATCCTGCTCCCGATCCCCAGCCTCAAGGACGCCTTTGCAACCGATACGGTGGATGCCAAGGCCTACATGGGCAAACTGGTTCGGGACACCATCGGCTTCGACATCAAGCTGTAA
- a CDS encoding V-type ATP synthase subunit A, which produces MTQNKQGVVQSIAGPAVIADGMYGAKMYDIVRVGRERLVGEIIRLDGNTAFVQVYEDTSGLTVGEPVETTNLPLSVELGPGMLNGIYDGIQRPLDKIREASGDFIARGIEVSSLDRTKKWAFTPSVQPGDTVVGSGILGTVPEFSFTHKILTPPDKGGKLRWVAAAGEYTIDDTIAELEDGTKLRLAHYWPVRAPRPVQKKLDPSLPFLTGMRILDVLFPLVMGGAAAIPGPFGSGKTVTQQSVAKYGNADIVVYVGCGERGNEMTDVLVEFPELVDPKTGGPLMHRTILIANTSNMPVAAREASVYTGITLAEYFRDQGYSVSLMADSTSRWAEALREISSRLEEMPAEEGYPPYLGAKLAAFYERAGAVKTLSGDDGAVSVIGAVSPAGGDMSEPVTQATLRITGAFWRLDAGLARRRHFPAINWNGSYSLFTPILDKWYRQNVGPDFPELRQRITNLLQQEAALQEVVQLVGPDALQDNERLIIETGRMLRQDFLQQNGFDPVDASASMPKNYGLMKMFLKFYDEADLALKNGSTIDEIIQNPVIEKLARARYTPENEFAAYGEGVMDQLSTTFKGVKA; this is translated from the coding sequence ATGACGCAGAACAAGCAAGGCGTCGTGCAGAGCATCGCCGGACCGGCCGTCATCGCAGACGGCATGTACGGCGCGAAAATGTACGACATCGTGCGCGTGGGCAGAGAACGCCTCGTGGGCGAGATCATCCGCCTCGACGGCAACACCGCCTTCGTGCAGGTGTACGAAGACACCAGCGGCCTGACCGTTGGTGAGCCCGTCGAGACCACCAACCTTCCCCTGAGCGTCGAGCTCGGGCCGGGCATGCTCAACGGCATCTATGACGGTATTCAGCGCCCGCTGGACAAGATCCGCGAAGCTTCAGGCGACTTTATTGCCCGTGGTATCGAAGTGTCCTCGCTGGACCGCACCAAGAAGTGGGCCTTCACGCCCAGCGTGCAGCCCGGCGACACGGTGGTCGGCAGCGGCATTCTGGGCACCGTTCCAGAGTTCAGCTTCACGCACAAGATCCTGACGCCCCCCGACAAGGGAGGCAAGCTGCGCTGGGTCGCTGCCGCTGGTGAATACACCATCGACGACACCATCGCTGAACTGGAAGACGGCACCAAGCTGCGCCTGGCCCACTACTGGCCCGTGCGCGCGCCGCGTCCGGTGCAGAAGAAGCTCGACCCCAGCCTGCCGTTCCTTACCGGAATGCGCATTCTGGACGTGCTGTTCCCCCTGGTGATGGGTGGCGCCGCCGCAATTCCCGGCCCCTTCGGAAGCGGCAAGACCGTGACCCAGCAGTCGGTCGCCAAGTACGGCAACGCCGACATCGTGGTGTACGTGGGCTGCGGCGAGCGTGGCAACGAAATGACCGACGTGCTGGTGGAGTTCCCGGAACTGGTTGACCCCAAGACCGGCGGGCCGCTGATGCACCGCACCATCCTGATCGCCAACACCTCCAACATGCCCGTGGCCGCCCGTGAAGCCTCGGTGTACACCGGCATCACGCTGGCCGAGTACTTCCGCGACCAGGGCTACAGCGTGTCGCTGATGGCCGACAGCACCAGCCGCTGGGCCGAGGCGCTGCGCGAGATTTCCTCCCGCCTCGAAGAAATGCCTGCCGAAGAAGGCTACCCGCCCTACCTGGGCGCCAAGCTGGCTGCCTTCTACGAGCGCGCCGGAGCCGTCAAGACCCTGTCCGGTGACGACGGAGCGGTTTCCGTGATCGGCGCCGTGAGCCCCGCAGGCGGCGACATGTCCGAGCCCGTGACCCAGGCCACCCTGCGTATCACCGGCGCCTTCTGGCGTCTGGACGCCGGTCTGGCGCGCCGCCGCCACTTCCCGGCCATCAACTGGAACGGCTCCTACAGCCTGTTCACGCCGATCCTGGACAAGTGGTACCGCCAGAACGTGGGCCCGGACTTCCCGGAACTGCGCCAGCGCATCACTAACCTGCTGCAGCAGGAAGCTGCTCTGCAGGAAGTCGTGCAGCTCGTCGGTCCCGACGCCCTGCAGGACAACGAGCGTCTGATCATCGAGACCGGCCGCATGCTGAGGCAGGACTTCCTGCAGCAGAACGGCTTTGACCCGGTGGACGCCTCGGCCTCCATGCCCAAGAACTACGGCCTGATGAAGATGTTCCTGAAGTTCTATGACGAGGCCGACTTGGCCCTCAAGAACGGCTCGACCATCGACGAGATCATCCAGAACCCCGTGATCGAGAAGCTGGCCCGCGCCCGCTACACCCCCGAGAACGAGTTTGCGGCCTACGGTGAAGGCGTGATGGATCAGCTGAGCACCACCTTCAAAGGAGTGAAAGCGTGA
- a CDS encoding V-type ATP synthase subunit B: MTLLQKEYNDVAYISGPLLFVNAASDLAYGAIVNIKDASGRSRGGQVISVTDQNAVIQVFEETRGLDLATASVSLVEDVARLGVSKEMIGRRFDGLGRPIDGLPQVVAEQRLSINGQAMNPAARAKPEEFIQTGISTIDVQTSLIRGQKLPIFSGSGLPHNELAAQIARQAKVPGHEGDFAVVFAAMGLTQREVSFFTQEFERTGALARSVLFLNKADDPAVERLLTPRMALTTAEYLAFEHGYHVLVILTDLTNYCEALREIGGAREEIPGRRGFPGYMYTDLASLYERAGVVEGKPGSVTQVPILSMPDDDITHPIPDLTGYITEGQIVVDRTLNSKGVFPPINPLPSLSRLQGNGIGKGKTRADHKNISDQLFAAYANGLDLRKLVAITGEDALTETDKLYLRFADDFEQYFIGQGDQDRSIDDSLTVAWGILSKLPQSQLTRISKDAIDKYYGTKMDEMWKGSRSLG; encoded by the coding sequence GTGACCCTTCTCCAGAAGGAATACAACGACGTCGCGTACATCTCCGGTCCGCTGCTGTTCGTCAACGCAGCTTCGGACCTGGCGTACGGCGCCATCGTGAACATCAAGGACGCCAGCGGGCGTTCACGCGGCGGTCAGGTCATCTCGGTGACCGATCAGAACGCCGTGATTCAGGTGTTCGAGGAAACCCGCGGTCTGGACCTGGCGACCGCCAGCGTAAGCCTCGTTGAGGACGTGGCGCGCCTGGGCGTGAGCAAGGAAATGATCGGTCGCCGCTTCGACGGCCTGGGCCGTCCTATCGACGGACTGCCCCAGGTTGTCGCTGAGCAGCGCCTGAGCATCAACGGCCAGGCCATGAACCCGGCCGCGCGCGCCAAGCCCGAAGAGTTCATTCAGACGGGCATCAGCACCATCGACGTGCAGACCAGCCTGATCCGTGGCCAGAAGCTGCCGATCTTCTCCGGCTCGGGTCTGCCGCACAACGAACTGGCCGCGCAGATCGCCCGTCAGGCGAAGGTGCCCGGACACGAAGGTGACTTCGCCGTGGTCTTCGCCGCGATGGGTCTGACCCAGCGCGAAGTCAGCTTCTTCACCCAGGAGTTCGAGCGCACCGGTGCGCTGGCCCGTTCGGTCCTGTTCCTGAACAAGGCCGACGATCCGGCCGTCGAGCGTCTGCTGACCCCCCGCATGGCGCTGACCACCGCCGAGTACCTGGCTTTCGAGCACGGCTACCACGTGCTGGTGATTCTGACCGACCTGACGAACTACTGCGAGGCGCTGCGTGAAATCGGCGGTGCACGTGAAGAGATCCCCGGTCGCCGTGGCTTCCCCGGCTACATGTACACCGATCTTGCGTCGCTGTACGAGCGCGCCGGCGTGGTGGAAGGCAAGCCCGGCTCGGTTACCCAGGTGCCGATTCTGTCGATGCCCGACGATGACATCACCCACCCTATTCCCGACCTGACCGGGTACATCACCGAAGGGCAGATCGTGGTGGACCGCACCCTGAACTCCAAGGGTGTGTTCCCGCCGATCAACCCGCTGCCCAGCCTGAGTCGTCTGCAGGGCAACGGCATCGGCAAGGGCAAGACCCGCGCCGACCACAAGAACATCTCTGACCAGCTGTTCGCCGCTTACGCCAACGGCCTGGACCTGCGCAAACTGGTGGCCATCACCGGTGAGGACGCGCTGACCGAGACCGACAAGCTGTACCTGCGCTTCGCTGATGACTTTGAGCAGTACTTCATCGGCCAGGGTGACCAGGACCGCAGCATCGACGATAGCCTGACGGTCGCCTGGGGCATTCTGTCCAAGCTGCCCCAGAGCCAGCTGACCCGTATTTCCAAGGACGCCATCGACAAGTACTACGGCACCAAGATGGACGAAATGTGGAAGGGCAGCCGGAGCCTGGGCTAA
- a CDS encoding V-type ATP synthase subunit D: MAGQISPTRSALLASKASLKTASGGADLLKRKRDALIGEFFALVKDALAAREQLGGVSKGAYTSLFGAKAWDSPEAVESLSLAGSGDYAVNMQIESIYGVKVPRINIPERTQTTNFSPINVGARTIQAATDFGGVMEAIVKVAATETKLRRIGEEIKKTSRRVNALEQVVIPGIEDDIRFIRSVLDQREREASYTQKKIKAKIEAKAKQQRKDIQSGNHGSAAD; the protein is encoded by the coding sequence ATGGCAGGACAGATCAGCCCTACCCGCAGCGCCCTGCTCGCCAGCAAAGCCAGTCTCAAGACGGCCTCTGGCGGTGCAGACCTGCTCAAGCGCAAGCGTGACGCCCTGATCGGCGAATTCTTCGCTCTGGTCAAGGACGCCCTGGCAGCGCGCGAGCAGCTCGGCGGTGTCAGCAAGGGAGCCTACACCAGCCTGTTCGGGGCCAAGGCCTGGGACAGCCCTGAAGCGGTTGAGAGCCTCAGTCTGGCAGGCAGCGGCGACTACGCTGTGAATATGCAGATTGAAAGCATCTATGGCGTGAAGGTGCCCCGCATCAACATCCCCGAGCGTACCCAGACGACGAACTTCAGCCCCATCAACGTCGGCGCACGCACCATCCAGGCCGCCACCGATTTCGGCGGCGTCATGGAAGCGATCGTGAAGGTCGCCGCTACGGAAACGAAGCTGCGCCGGATCGGTGAGGAGATCAAGAAAACCTCCCGCCGGGTCAACGCCCTGGAGCAGGTGGTCATTCCCGGCATCGAGGATGACATCCGCTTTATTCGCAGCGTGCTCGACCAGCGTGAACGCGAAGCCAGCTACACCCAGAAGAAAATCAAGGCCAAGATCGAGGCCAAGGCCAAGCAGCAGCGCAAGGACATTCAGTCCGGCAACCACGGCAGCGCCGCGGACTGA
- a CDS encoding phosphohydrolase, with translation MTPADPWSFLAEVRTYALPFYQEPHRAYHTAAHVRDMLLGLGRRGVLSPALALGVWGHDLVYEPRATDNEQRSAELFDAWLWSRGAPDSLREQIRDLILVTQHVAPAFTREEALMVDADLSILGASPQAFAAYHAAIRKEYAHVPECRYRHGRLAVLRGFLERETLYLTSEFAALDAPARRNLRAAIEALENSR, from the coding sequence ATGACTCCAGCCGACCCCTGGTCATTCCTTGCTGAGGTGCGGACTTATGCCCTGCCCTTCTATCAGGAACCCCACCGGGCCTACCACACGGCCGCGCATGTCCGGGACATGCTGCTCGGACTGGGGCGCCGCGGCGTGCTGAGCCCGGCACTGGCGTTGGGAGTCTGGGGGCATGACCTGGTCTATGAGCCCCGCGCCACTGACAACGAGCAGCGCAGCGCGGAGCTGTTCGACGCCTGGCTGTGGTCACGGGGAGCACCGGACAGCCTGCGGGAACAGATAAGAGACCTGATCTTGGTGACCCAGCATGTGGCTCCCGCTTTTACCCGCGAAGAAGCCCTGATGGTGGACGCCGACCTGAGCATCCTGGGTGCCAGTCCGCAAGCGTTTGCTGCCTATCACGCGGCCATCCGCAAGGAGTACGCGCACGTGCCGGAGTGTCGTTACCGGCATGGGCGTCTGGCAGTGCTGCGCGGCTTTCTGGAACGCGAGACGCTGTATCTCACCTCGGAGTTCGCAGCGCTGGACGCTCCGGCCCGGCGGAACCTGCGCGCTGCCATAGAGGCGCTGGAAAACAGCCGGTAA
- a CDS encoding ROK family protein: MTNPTLSAQPASIGVDVGGTKIACGVLRGDQLLERHVQPTPETGWEAVLDAIAAQVQQIQTAHPDARLIGVGIPGPLNADRTRVKFAPNIYGFTDVPMVDGLRDRLGQRIILENDAKAAALAEAHLGAARGAESSVYVTVSTGIGAGIVINGRIWRGRHGIAGELGHVTVMPGGPVSGAGLDGALEAIASGTAIARDASYTLNREVSTAEAFSLAQQGHPGARRVVMQALKHIGVALADLQKVLDPEVFVIGGGVASVGDFFFQGVQAAANEYAAGFAPVTIRRAQLGTDAGVIGAALAAQHG; this comes from the coding sequence ATGACCAATCCTACCCTCAGTGCCCAACCCGCCAGTATCGGCGTGGATGTGGGCGGCACCAAGATCGCCTGCGGCGTGCTGCGCGGTGATCAGCTGCTTGAGCGCCACGTACAGCCCACCCCGGAGACCGGCTGGGAAGCTGTGCTCGACGCCATCGCCGCCCAGGTCCAGCAGATTCAGACCGCGCACCCGGACGCCCGCCTGATTGGCGTGGGGATTCCGGGGCCTCTGAACGCCGACCGGACCCGCGTTAAATTTGCGCCCAACATCTACGGCTTTACCGACGTGCCTATGGTGGACGGCCTGCGGGACCGCCTGGGCCAGCGCATCATTCTGGAAAACGACGCCAAGGCGGCGGCCCTGGCCGAAGCCCACCTGGGGGCAGCCCGCGGCGCCGAGAGCAGCGTGTATGTGACGGTCAGCACCGGCATCGGAGCCGGGATCGTCATCAATGGCCGCATCTGGCGCGGTCGGCACGGCATTGCCGGCGAACTGGGCCACGTCACCGTGATGCCCGGCGGCCCGGTCAGCGGCGCAGGCCTGGACGGCGCCCTGGAGGCCATAGCCAGTGGCACTGCCATTGCCCGTGACGCCAGCTATACCCTGAACCGTGAGGTCAGCACTGCCGAGGCCTTCTCGCTGGCTCAGCAGGGTCACCCTGGCGCCCGGCGTGTCGTCATGCAGGCCCTGAAGCACATTGGCGTGGCCCTGGCCGACCTGCAGAAGGTTCTGGACCCAGAGGTCTTCGTGATCGGCGGGGGCGTGGCCAGTGTGGGCGATTTCTTCTTTCAGGGCGTTCAGGCTGCTGCCAACGAATACGCGGCCGGCTTCGCCCCTGTGACCATCCGCCGCGCGCAGCTGGGCACCGACGCTGGTGTGATCGGCGCCGCCCTGGCCGCCCAGCACGGCTGA
- a CDS encoding acyl-CoA thioesterase: protein MTDVSPSAPPQPAAGRIPELNWADAHRASIQMRYSDIDTNHHVNNGRYGEYLENARIMLMRDVGLWGAGERTVLARMELDYVQEIRAGQELMVESLIERMGRTSWTVVARILADGVPCAFSRAVLVRVNPDHQPQPLPDWVREALAPLMVRL from the coding sequence ATGACCGACGTCTCCCCTTCTGCCCCTCCTCAGCCAGCCGCGGGCCGCATCCCGGAGCTGAACTGGGCCGATGCTCACCGCGCGAGTATCCAGATGCGCTACAGCGACATAGACACCAACCACCACGTCAACAATGGCCGCTATGGCGAATATCTGGAAAATGCTCGCATCATGCTGATGCGCGACGTGGGGCTGTGGGGGGCTGGCGAACGGACCGTGCTGGCCCGCATGGAACTGGACTACGTGCAGGAAATCCGCGCCGGGCAGGAGCTGATGGTCGAATCACTGATCGAGCGGATGGGCCGCACCAGCTGGACCGTGGTGGCCCGCATTCTGGCTGACGGGGTGCCATGCGCCTTTTCACGCGCGGTGCTGGTGCGGGTGAATCCTGATCACCAGCCTCAGCCGCTGCCAGACTGGGTCCGTGAGGCACTGGCACCGCTGATGGTCCGCTTATGA
- a CDS encoding cell division protein FtsB — MDQGAPPPPPAPRRDLWRRLSRLPLSMMLASLLAGLGIVQLTFQLGHTTYRSLTWSQQTRETRERIQALERDVKILQDAQRNATNPDYLREQARCQGFVGTDEQVIVATNAPDTPSENCRIVRLP, encoded by the coding sequence ATGGATCAAGGTGCTCCTCCGCCGCCGCCCGCACCGCGCCGGGACCTGTGGCGGCGTTTGAGCCGGCTGCCTCTGAGCATGATGCTGGCAAGCCTGCTGGCTGGTCTGGGAATCGTGCAGCTGACATTCCAGCTGGGTCATACCACCTACCGCAGCCTGACCTGGAGTCAGCAGACCCGCGAGACCCGCGAGCGTATCCAGGCCCTGGAGCGTGACGTGAAAATCCTGCAGGACGCACAGCGCAACGCCACCAATCCCGACTATCTGCGTGAGCAGGCACGCTGCCAGGGCTTTGTGGGAACAGACGAGCAGGTCATTGTGGCGACCAACGCGCCGGATACTCCAAGCGAGAACTGCCGCATTGTTCGTCTGCCGTAG
- a CDS encoding thymidine phosphorylase, whose protein sequence is MASFNIPDLIRKKRDGQTHTREELEALVLGYTRGEVPDYQISAWLMAVYLKGMAEQETADLTLMMAQSGDLMNLGDLPRTVDKHSTGGVGDKTSLILAPMLSALGLTVAKMSGRGLAHTGGTIDKLESIPGWSSELEEAQFLSQAREIGLALVGQSKDLAPADGKLYALRDVTATVDCLPLIASSIMSKKLASGAHTVVLDVKVGAGAFMRTLEDGRGLARAMVDIGTRAGRQVRAVLTDMDTPLGHMAGNSLEVLEALDTLRGEGPQDLTELCVALAVEALAAQGEDAAQAEKRARTTLTDASALQRFRAFVEAQGGDASYVDEPSKFDVAPGRADITATTTGFVGRIDALSVGRAVLALGGGRERKGEAIDHGVGVELIRKPGESVKAGEAVLRLYHRDGRGLETARQLLQDGLSLSETPPQPEPLILDRVN, encoded by the coding sequence ATGGCTTCATTCAACATCCCAGATCTGATCCGCAAGAAACGCGACGGCCAGACCCATACCCGCGAGGAGCTTGAAGCGCTGGTGCTGGGGTATACCCGTGGCGAGGTTCCGGATTATCAGATCAGCGCCTGGCTGATGGCGGTGTACCTGAAAGGCATGGCTGAGCAGGAGACGGCCGACCTGACCCTGATGATGGCGCAGAGCGGCGACCTGATGAACCTGGGTGACCTGCCGCGGACGGTGGACAAACACTCCACCGGAGGCGTGGGCGACAAAACCAGCCTGATTCTGGCCCCCATGCTCTCGGCACTGGGACTGACCGTGGCCAAGATGAGCGGCCGTGGTCTGGCGCATACAGGCGGGACAATCGACAAGCTCGAAAGCATTCCAGGCTGGAGTTCGGAACTGGAAGAAGCGCAGTTTCTGTCACAGGCGCGCGAAATCGGTCTTGCACTGGTCGGGCAGAGCAAGGATCTGGCTCCGGCGGACGGCAAACTGTATGCCCTGCGCGATGTGACGGCCACAGTGGACTGTCTCCCGCTGATCGCCAGCTCGATCATGAGTAAGAAGCTGGCTTCAGGCGCTCATACAGTCGTGCTGGACGTGAAGGTCGGCGCAGGAGCCTTCATGCGCACGCTGGAGGACGGCCGCGGTCTGGCACGCGCCATGGTGGACATCGGGACGCGCGCCGGACGACAGGTGCGCGCTGTGCTGACCGACATGGACACTCCGCTGGGGCATATGGCCGGCAACAGTCTGGAGGTTCTGGAAGCGCTGGATACCTTGCGGGGCGAGGGGCCGCAGGATCTGACCGAGCTGTGTGTGGCCCTGGCGGTAGAAGCGCTGGCTGCCCAGGGAGAGGACGCGGCCCAGGCTGAAAAACGCGCCCGCACTACCCTGACCGACGCCTCGGCGTTGCAGCGGTTCCGGGCTTTTGTCGAGGCGCAGGGTGGAGACGCCAGCTACGTGGATGAGCCCTCGAAATTTGATGTGGCCCCTGGCCGCGCAGACATTACCGCCACGACGACCGGTTTTGTCGGGCGGATAGACGCCCTGAGTGTAGGCCGGGCTGTGTTGGCACTGGGGGGAGGCCGTGAGCGCAAGGGCGAGGCAATCGATCACGGAGTGGGTGTGGAACTGATCCGCAAACCCGGCGAGTCGGTGAAAGCCGGCGAGGCCGTCCTGCGACTCTACCACCGTGATGGCCGTGGCCTGGAGACCGCACGGCAGCTGCTCCAGGACGGCCTGAGCCTCAGTGAGACGCCTCCGCAGCCTGAGCCTTTGATTCTTGACCGAGTGAACTGA
- a CDS encoding helix-turn-helix transcriptional regulator gives MYDPSMRVLTVLELLQARESVTGAELARRLEVSPRTVQRYVTRLQDLGIPVEGRRGVGGAYCLKPGFRLPPLMFTDEEALSLALGLRALRHLGLHALAPAAEAAGAKLSRTLPAPLRDGVQALETAVQLDASPWVVSTDAALLATLLRAVRESRTVEFRYVAAQGVGTTRQANIYRVLHLDGRWYAVGWCLLRGALRSFRLDRMEELCVLDTRFVAPASFDAAAVVRAAFPEIQTHELSVWLACPPEELRGRVSTWCTEIVPEAGGTRLRAQRDRLESFAAFLLGLGVSFRVDDPPELRAAFATLAQRCAQQVTSAAS, from the coding sequence ATGTATGACCCCTCCATGCGGGTGCTGACTGTGCTGGAATTGCTGCAGGCGCGCGAAAGCGTGACTGGCGCGGAGCTGGCCCGCCGTCTGGAAGTCAGCCCCCGCACGGTGCAGCGCTATGTAACCCGGCTACAGGACCTGGGGATTCCTGTGGAGGGCCGGCGTGGTGTCGGCGGCGCCTACTGTCTGAAACCCGGATTTCGGCTGCCGCCGCTGATGTTTACCGACGAGGAGGCGCTCAGCCTGGCTCTGGGGCTGCGAGCCTTACGGCACCTGGGCCTGCACGCCCTGGCGCCTGCGGCCGAAGCAGCTGGTGCCAAGCTTTCACGCACCCTGCCGGCACCCCTGCGCGACGGAGTGCAGGCCCTGGAAACCGCTGTTCAGCTCGACGCCTCGCCCTGGGTGGTCAGTACCGACGCTGCCCTGCTGGCTACCCTGCTCCGCGCGGTACGCGAATCGCGGACGGTTGAATTCCGGTATGTCGCTGCGCAGGGAGTAGGTACGACCCGGCAGGCCAATATCTACCGTGTTCTGCATCTGGATGGCCGCTGGTATGCAGTGGGCTGGTGCCTGCTTCGCGGGGCTTTGCGCTCGTTCCGGCTGGACCGGATGGAGGAGCTGTGCGTGCTTGACACTCGTTTTGTCGCCCCGGCCAGCTTCGACGCGGCCGCAGTGGTGCGCGCTGCATTCCCCGAAATCCAGACGCATGAGCTCAGCGTTTGGCTGGCATGCCCACCTGAAGAGCTGCGTGGCCGGGTTTCCACCTGGTGCACCGAAATCGTGCCCGAGGCGGGCGGGACCCGGCTGCGTGCCCAGCGCGACCGGCTGGAGTCATTTGCGGCGTTTCTGCTGGGGCTTGGAGTGTCTTTCCGGGTAGACGACCCGCCTGAACTGCGTGCAGCTTTTGCCACCCTCGCTCAGCGCTGTGCACAGCAGGTTACTTCCGCTGCGTCATGA
- a CDS encoding DinB family protein, whose protein sequence is MTIHTMPAAVLTLDDLLTHWQGHRGLTRRVIEAFPEDALFSFTAAPPMRSFGELAWELQGLTDYCLKGLAQNDWSWQPPQEPDPKDRSALLTAWDAQTPRLAQALPLADPEWLMRKQEMAWGQLSPLETLLYAIDNENHHRGQGYVYLRALGIEPPAFYER, encoded by the coding sequence ATGACGATCCACACCATGCCCGCTGCTGTCCTGACGCTTGACGATCTGCTGACCCACTGGCAGGGACACCGGGGGCTGACCCGCCGCGTCATTGAAGCCTTTCCCGAAGACGCCCTGTTCAGCTTCACGGCGGCGCCACCCATGCGCTCATTCGGTGAGCTCGCCTGGGAACTCCAGGGTCTGACCGACTACTGCCTGAAGGGCCTTGCCCAGAATGACTGGAGTTGGCAGCCGCCCCAGGAACCTGATCCCAAAGACCGCTCTGCCCTACTGACTGCCTGGGACGCCCAGACGCCCCGGCTGGCTCAGGCATTGCCACTCGCTGACCCCGAGTGGCTCATGCGCAAGCAGGAGATGGCCTGGGGTCAGCTGTCACCGCTGGAAACTCTTCTGTATGCCATAGACAACGAAAACCATCACCGCGGACAGGGTTACGTGTACCTGCGTGCCCTGGGCATTGAGCCTCCCGCCTTCTACGAGCGTTAA
- a CDS encoding DinB family protein: MADTTLILSAFRRNARVNTVLLSTMTSADLDINDSRGGWSVGQHLGHLAGFRAGWLSHISPAHASGLPEVVAGTEENFWLTTRDVAQLAHALDKGDEAALNAVQAALDEGRGFEGVYTSHPTGFLMHTVVHDSHHRGQIMSLLRQGGRSPEEMDALDRRTWAIWRE, translated from the coding sequence ATGGCCGACACGACCCTGATCCTCAGCGCTTTCCGCCGCAATGCCCGCGTCAACACGGTCCTCCTGTCAACCATGACCTCAGCGGACCTGGATATCAATGACAGCCGGGGCGGCTGGAGCGTGGGGCAGCACCTGGGGCATCTGGCAGGCTTCCGCGCAGGCTGGCTGTCGCACATCTCACCAGCCCATGCCTCCGGGTTACCGGAAGTGGTAGCTGGAACCGAAGAGAACTTCTGGCTCACGACGCGTGACGTCGCGCAGCTGGCCCACGCTCTGGACAAAGGAGACGAGGCTGCGCTGAACGCTGTCCAGGCTGCCCTGGATGAGGGACGTGGTTTTGAAGGTGTGTACACCTCGCACCCCACCGGTTTCCTGATGCATACGGTGGTGCACGACAGCCATCACCGGGGCCAGATCATGTCGCTGCTGCGTCAGGGTGGCCGTTCGCCAGAAGAGATGGACGCGCTCGACCGTCGGACCTGGGCCATCTGGCGCGAGTAG
- a CDS encoding ACT domain-containing protein, giving the protein MPPCLTLSLLPAAFAVVRLPINGPLPAPGGIFFNLTLTAEECSVVCEEHLVPQGARAQHGWVAFKLHGPFEFSLTGILVSVLEPLRDAGVGIFALSTFDTDYVLVARTQLRDTLTALRAAGHTVLEA; this is encoded by the coding sequence ATGCCTCCATGTCTGACCCTGTCTCTGCTTCCGGCTGCTTTCGCCGTAGTCCGGCTGCCCATCAACGGACCATTGCCTGCACCCGGCGGGATTTTCTTCAACCTGACCCTGACGGCTGAAGAGTGCTCGGTGGTCTGCGAGGAACACCTCGTGCCGCAAGGAGCGCGGGCTCAGCACGGTTGGGTGGCCTTTAAGCTGCACGGACCTTTCGAATTCAGCCTGACCGGCATCCTGGTTTCGGTCCTGGAGCCGCTGCGTGACGCTGGTGTCGGGATCTTTGCGCTGAGCACCTTCGATACCGATTACGTGCTGGTGGCCCGGACTCAGCTTCGAGACACGCTAACAGCTCTGCGCGCCGCTGGGCATACGGTGCTGGAGGCGTAG